The DNA region gatttacgacagagccatttttttataaaacatttaaatttatttatagataatgcctgaacagtggctgcgactttattgtagaagtgtatacatttacccttaaagctattatgtatcttatgaagcctactagaattagttacaagcaatcccttatttctagtgttataataatgaaaatcactactaagagcaaaaaggtgacgatttttgtgaacatatattaaattttcataaatgtactgacaataaacactcataatatttatttctttaaatttttctttgagagactgtctataagcaagctgatatatagcacgaacagctctcttttgcagtgcaaacactatgtcaatgtcagcagcatgaccccatagtaatataccgtacgtcatgatgctgtgaatgaattatttacgctttattttacttaatttattttacttaattttatttattatttatcactttaaaaacatgacaaattgtttttgtatttgtacATAACTACTTGtacgttttaaaataaaaaaatttctttctttctttagaTTTGCAAGATCAACATCttaagttaatttcctaatatgcaagtactggggttgagcaggttgtcaactgtcaagtagatcctgtagatgaagccagaatctaagagttaaacaaagcatacaagattttatgacgcttcgtcactcgaacagttagctcatTATATTACGTTTTATTTATCTCTTTGTGTAATTCCGTACTTTGAAGAGGCTTGAGAGTCTTCCCGTTAGTGTGCGTCAAGGGCGGCAGGAAGGCGGCGGTGCGACAGCGACGTGCGCGGTTGCGTCGCCGGTGGTAACAGACCACGAGTGTGACGGCGGCTAGCGCGGCCAGCAGGAGCGCCCCACTGCCCCCTGCTACCGCTCGCCACCCCGCTGTCCCGAGCGCCACGCCCGTGCCCACGTCGCCATTTTGAATCTCGTTCGGCAACTCAGTCGGCTCGCCTATTCGTTCTGCGAttcaaaaaatatgaatatgtgtaatattttttctacatttgtcgaaattatacttctttaggcgcgttatgaaaaaatgagagtgatgtttttagatgcgcgcgcatcactagaCAAAACAAAAGACAGCAAGACAAAAGTAACAGACAAGTAACTCTGACGATTGCgacattctttatttattttttggtttcttagtccattattaggataggcaaagggttcaagcccgtacagccgtattcattatttaataattaattgtcaaagccgtcgttgcaagattttttcTATGTTGAAAGTCTTATGAAGGGTGCTTTTGCGGAAAAATCCTCGGAAATTTTTATCAGTCTTGAAGGATATTGAAAAGGAATGAAAATAGGGTTTAATAATAGTGGTTTTTGGggatagtatttttatttatttatattttgaacaaaCACTAAACAACTTAACTTTAACGAGTCTGTTTTAGGTGCAAATTGAGTTGTTAAATTGATCAATTTcttaaatctaaataagatGAACTTTTGTTTAGCTTATAATGAGTTTATGTAAGTGCACTTTTCCGGAGTATTTATTGCAGTATTTAATTCAGATTAATggtatcaaatattttgattaccTCCATAAAGATTTCTAGTAGCAGCTCGGTATATTGCAGCTGTGTCTCCAGCGACTGATCGAGCCTGCAATCGAATATCGTACCAGGTCGCCGGTTGAAGATTTGTTATCTGTGAATGTACAATATTATGTTGAGGAAGGTAGCAGCATGGGCTAACAGcgcttttattttatgtttgttttatgttAAGCCCTAATGAATATAGGATTCCgctaattaattataaagcataattttaaaatgtgtactTGTTTAACATACATGTGCGACTTCTCCGTCGGTGAGTAGATCGATCCACCTGGCGAGGTGTGCGGGTAGCGTGGGATTCGTGACGGCCTCGCGATACGCCACCATCCAGCTCTCGACAGGACATCGCCCGCCCCACGCCAGTAGCGATACTCGAAGTGACGTGCTGTTCGACCAGATGCATTCCTTACCCGAAGCGGCCTTTGCCTCTACGCAAATGCAAGTTCTCTTAtgcattgtatatttttcaccCTATATCGCACAGCTAACCCTAGCCGTTAAACCATAATATCTcttaattaatcaaattcatGGCATGATCCCTCAAAATCAAAGACTATGTTATGTGACCTCTTTGTTAATTTTTACTGAATGATTTATCCCCACCTGTTTAATGACTGTTTTTGTTAGACGTAATTACGATAATAGGGCATAGTGCGTTACTAGCCGGCGTGGAGCTATTCAAGATCAAAGAGGTTTAGTGTTTATCaggtttatttttatgaaaataagggacgagaggagcagggtGTTCAGCgtatggtaatttatacgccctgcccattacaatgcagtgccgctcaggattctagaaaaacccaaaaattctgaacggcactataaatgcgctcgacaccttgagtcataagatgttaagtctcatttgcccagtaatttcactagctacggcaccattcagaccgaaacacagcaaaaaatgtttacaaattattgcttcacggcagtaacaGGCGCCGTttcggtacccataatctagccggcatcctgtgcaaaggagtctcccactcaggggcgtgcattccatatatgccaataggcatagcctacctaccatatttagagtctaaataatatacctacactagattccaagttaattcagataaatttagttcttttattctataatcgaacttctattgaacacccaaccaGTAAGTTTTTCGTTACGCGATGTACTAAACACCTAGAGTAGGCAGTTAGGCAGCCGATAATATCTACTCAAGGCTAGTAGAATACGTTCAATATCTATAACTATATTTGTTTGTCAAGGTTATACGACCACAGCAAAAAAATATACGATTACTATGTATATCGTTCTTAAATACGACCATCGCAATTAGACATCTTTAACACGTCCGGGGTAGGCAAGCTTATGACACTTCGAATTGACAACTGCAGCTGTCACGCATTAAACCAACGAAAgaaattatacctacattatgatttatgagtaattattatgacgtgtCTCGTTCGCTTAGTGTCCGAGTTTCAACTTTATTCCGCTCCCATAAGAGTGTTGACATCGCACATGACGTGATTCATGAttgtgagatataaaatatgtcatttccggaaataaaaatatattgtttagtaATCAACAAtgacagcgccattttttttgTTGTCGTGATTTCGTCATTCGTGTACTTATACGGGCGTGAATAATTAAGctaattacattagttatttgttttgtgttgatttgtttattgttaattaaattaagtgttTATATTGGgggaaaaaaaaagaagttgctGTGTGTcttgtgtttaaaataggtaactaataaggaattaaaatataatgacaaTGGAGAAATTCCAGTGTCGCGATTGTGGCGAAAATACGATTTGCTTACATAAATTAGATATGTATCCTTTTGCACAATTTTCGATCGtagataaaatgaaaattgtgtCTCTTTATAGACCAATgccaaatattaatttaactcaacaaaaaggtaaaactatgagatatttcaataccaagtattacaaaaaatacactTGGCTAGCTGGATTCCGCAATTCCAATTTATTGTTTTGCTTCctgtacggtcaacagcatgtcgactgtacatcacgtttcgcgtatcagcgtttacgtcgcctcgcgttatttcctaagtaatattgtaaccagttcgcgacaagccgccgatcgattcgcgtgctcattaccataccaacattttaccattttaccatatagcataagttaaggtttcaatataccatttgagcctaacttgtgttttactctgtacggaaccaaaccaccgtacattgtggtccttcggccttttgttaaccagtgaccagaatttttttttaaccattccaaggacattgtggtccttcggccttttgttaaccagtgaccagaattttttttaaccattccaaggacattgtggtccttcggccttttgttaaccagtgtattttttaaccatttcgaggacacaaaaacattgtgatccatcgttctattaaccagtaccattagttaaccattttaacaaaaattcgtcgcgtgtgtagtgaaccaaattagtgttgaccaaagtgcttgtgtgtggagtgtaaccagttcaccagatcggcgatactaccagcgactaccaacggggagactgctgaggacacaccaggtcaccacgtaccagtcttcaagtaagatctttcctttttatcactcaccactctttaccactctcttttgacccgtaaccatggaggctctattaaccacccaaaaccagattatgtccgcgattaacacgcagtgtgttaatttcaagaaggacgggccagaacgaaagacacccgcctatattgaaaaacgtcTCAACGCTTTAGACTCGTACTGGAGTGAATTCCAGACCAACCATACTAGGCTTTGTGCTGAGTTTGAAGACCCTAACCATCGCTACTTCGCGGAAAACCATTACCAGCGGACGAAAGATTTTTACCAGGAAGTTAGGAATATGATTTCTAATTACGTAACCAGCGATCCCAGCAAACCACTACTGAGACCTGCTACACCATTATCGCAGGGCTCAGATAGGCGCGATATTTTCTCTCCCGCTCAGGAGGGTCCCTCTTTTAGCTTCCCTGCACCAAAGCTATCGAACCAGGGCAACTCCAGTAGGGTCGAAGAAATGCGGCGAAAGCAGAAGAGCAACTTCAAGGCGCTATCCCGTACCATAGAGGCTGTCGACCTTGAAAGCTGCTCCGACCGCTGGGAGTTCGAAGATATTTTACGAACTATCCAATCAAGATGGTCGGTCATCGATTCTCTTCACTGGGACATCGACAGCGAAGGGCTGCTCGACAACGAAGAGTATGAGACAGCATTCGCTGAGAtggagaagaaatacaacaccatgaagaaggcagtgaacagacagatgtggtcgtcatcttacagggaacgttcaaccccacaaatggacattcccaccttcagcggaaactaccaagattggatatgttttaaagatttattctccgaaacaattcaccataataaatctttaccaaatgcgcagaaaatgcaattcttgaaaagtaagctccgtggcgaggctgaaaaattagttcaccatttacgcatcaattctgaaaactacgaagtatgctgggacatattaaaccaacgttaccataatactaggttaatatttaattctcacatacaattgttactaaccatgcctacgattcaacatcaatctgcagcggtcatcaaaaggttacatgacaccaccaacgagtgtcttaactctataaaagcaatgggcatcgacatttccaactgggacccattgatcgtctatattttgtgccaaaagttagatactgaaacccataatgattacattgtgtcgcttaagaatccaaaagaattgcctactttgttagattttttgaaatttttagaaattaaatttacttcgttagaaagctctcgtcgtaagcaggacttcaacaaatcaaattcatcccaggtacaccaaaaccaataccaaaaaccatgggctgaaaagcataccaataaccatttacataattttatgaacagaaattttaaaccgagaccagctgtaataaaccacgtcaatacgaaaccagtacatattgcgccacaacggaaatgcatactctgtaaaacgtgttgccatgaattgtttaaatgcaaacaatttctagaatccgcaccgctgaatcgacttaaggtcattgaatccaacaaattatgtaaaaactgtttaattaaccattatgacaaggaatgttcttcggaaaaaacttgccgtttttgtaaccagcagcataatactcttctgcataatgctcttgtcacttttgcaccatctacttctagaaataccgagatcgaaaattctcctagaagatccaatatatgcgttaccaatgccccacaagaaaccatgcccaaattattagcaacagctaaagttaatattatgtctatggatggctgtcaccataccatgcgagccctcatagacccgtgcgcggagtcatctctcattacagagaatgccgctcaacttttaggcctacccaggattaagcgccactgtgtggtggtcggagtaggcgcaaaagccaacaatagtaagggagtcgcacagctttcagtgtcatctcttcataataatttcacatttaaaacggaagcctatgtgatgaagcatgtcgtcgggaatttaccacacgaaacattagaaaaaccagcttggccgtatttacaaaagttaccactcgcagatccagagttttataaaagtagaccaatagatttaattttaagcgttgaagtttacgaattaattattttaccaggtttaattcgtaatggcacatcactaccaatcgcgcaaaataccaagctcggttggattcttagtggtaccataaaaccaaaccaaacatattgcaacgtcgtcatggtcgacttgcaggatatacagcggttctgggagattgaagatatctcagacaactctgtaaatattacggatgaagataaccattgccttcatcattatcaacagcatactacgcgcaaaccagacggacgttatgttgtacggttacca from Leptidea sinapis chromosome 16, ilLepSina1.1, whole genome shotgun sequence includes:
- the LOC126968722 gene encoding cell adhesion molecule Dscam2-like isoform X2, whose product is MHKRTCICVEAKAASGKECIWSNSTSLRVSLLAWGGRCPVESWMVAYREAVTNPTLPAHLARWIDLLTDGEVAHITNLQPATWYDIRLQARSVAGDTAAIYRAATRNLYGERIGEPTELPNEIQNGDVGTGVALGTAGWRAVAGGSGALLLAALAAVTLVVCYHRRRNRARRCRTAAFLPPLTHTNGKTLKPLQSDVHEISPYATFSMSSAGASGGGTGCVAPGDARSCALHLRSFVSEHAELAAPPRPHLLAHPNDYGSARDTDSESSGSPCAACQAELYRLPAAHLSDTLPAGTTTAAESSTEDGSYGSRRGRDVGGRARERRPHARGPNHRF
- the LOC126968722 gene encoding uncharacterized protein LOC126968722 isoform X1; translation: MHKRTCICVEAKAASGKECIWSNSTSLRVSLLAWGGRCPVESWMVAYREAVTNPTLPAHLARWIDLLTDGEVAHITNLQPATWYDIRLQARSVAGDTAAIYRAATRNLYGERIGEPTELPNEIQNGDVGTGVALGTAGWRAVAGGSGALLLAALAAVTLVVCYHRRRNRARRCRTAAFLPPLTHTNGKTLKPLQSDVHEISPYATFSMSSAGASGGGTGCVAPGDARSCALHLRSFVSEHAELAAPPRPHLLAHPNDYGSARDTDSESSGSPCAACQAELYRLPAAHLSDTLPAGTTTAAESSTEDGSYGSRRGRDVGGRARERRPHARGPKHFPADARPVRSATASGMSWKSTGATEK